CGATCTTCAACGAGTTCATGCAGGCTGCGGTGGAGGGCACGCGGCCGACAAAGTTCATCGTGCCGGAAGGCATGCAGTTCATCGCCGTCAACCGCAAGACGGGCATGCAGGCCTATGAGGGCGATCCGGACACGATCATGGAAGCCTTCAAGCCCGGCACCGGCCCGGCCGACGTCTTCTCGGTCATCGGCGGTGACGAATATGCCACCCCCGAGGAAATCCTGAACAGCTCGCCGCAGGCCAACCAGGCCGTGACGGGCGGCAGCGGCGGCCTGTTCTGATCCATCCGATCCCTGTTCGAGGGCGGGCGCGGGGCTTTACATCCGCGCCCGCCCTCTCTATTTCGGGGCCACCGAAACCTGAAGCATCGAAGAAACGGACATGCGCGCGGAAATCGAGAATATCGTCGACGAAATCAAGCAGGCCATAAGCCTGCTGAGGAGGCATCTTTGACTGGGATCAGGCGGTAAGACGACTGGACTGGTTGAACAACAAGGCAGAGGATCCCAACCTCTGGAACGATGCCCAGGAAGCCCAGAAGCTGATGCGCGAGCGCCAGCAGCTGGACGAGAGCATAAATGGCGTAAGAGCCATCGAGCAGCAGCTCCGGGACAATATCGAACTCATCGAAATGGGTGAGGAAGAGGGCGACGATTCCGTCGTCAAGGATGCCGAGGACGCGCTGAAGGCCGTCAAGGTCGAGGCCGCGCGCAAGCAGGTCGAGGCCATGCTTTCGGGCGAGGCGGACACCAACGATACCTATCTCGAAGTGCATTCCGGCGCCGGCGGCACGGAAAGCCAGGACTGGGCGAACATGCTGCTGCGCATGTATACCCGCTGGGCCGAGCGCTCGGGCTACAAGGTGGAGCTGCTGGAAGTCCACGACGGCGAAGAGGCAGGCATCAAGTCCGCGACGCTTCTCGTCAAGGGCCACAACGCCTATGGCTGGCTGAAGACGGAATCGGGCGTGCACCGTCTCGTGCGCATCTCGCCGTATGACAGCAATGCGCGGCGCCACACCTCGTTCTCGTCGATCTGGGTCTATCCGGTCGTCGACGATTCGATCACCGTCGAGGTGAACGAAAGCGATTGCCGTATCGACACCTACCGTTCGTCGGGCGCCGGCGGCCAGCACGTCAACACGACCGACTCGGCCGTGCGCATCACGCACATCCCGACCGGCATCGTGGTCGCCTGCCAGCAGGAGCGTTCGCAGCACAAGAACCGCGCCAAGGCGTGGGACATGCTGCGCGCCCGCCTCTACGAGCAGGAGCTGAAGAAACGTGAGGACGCCGCCAACGCCGAAGCCGCCTCCAAGACGGATATCGGCTGGGGCCACCAGATCCGCTCCTACGTCCTCCAGCCCTATCAGCTCGTCAAGGACCTGCGCACGGGCGTCGAAAGCACGGCCCCCTCGGATGTGCTCGACGGCGAACTGAACGAGTTCATGGAAGCCGCTCTCGCCCATCGCGTCAATGGCGGCGCCGATGCGGTGGTGGACGACCTGAGCTGAGTTCGGCAGGGATCGAATGGATGACGGGCGCTTCGGCGCCCGTTTTCAGTTGGTGGCGCGCTCCACCTTGACCGCGCCGAGGTCGTCGATCAGCACCGTCCAGCTTTCAGGCTCCACGGTCTTAGGATCGGTCTTGAGATAGACCGTGGCGAAGAGACCGGGCTGGGCGGTGACGCCCGAAGAGTTCTCCGGGCGGATATCCGTCACATAGGGTTTCATCGCTGAAAACTCTTCCAGCACCGCCGAGGAGGCGATCTTCGGGCCGGTCGCGGTCGCCTCGATCTGCTGGAGATGGATCGCGGCCGTTCCGTCCGGCTGGCGCACGGCGATCAGCTTGTAGTAGCCGCGGCGCAGGCCGCCTGTGGTCGTTTCCGGCTTTGCTGCGTCGCCATCCTCGGCCGGCGCCTCCCAGAAGCCGGTGCTGACCACGAAGGTGATCGTCTCGCCAACCGGCGAATCGCCCTCGGCCGAAGCCGGCGCGGCGAAAAGGAGAAAGGCGAGGGCGGCGGCGAGCATATGCCGTTTCATGACGAACTCCTGTCCTGAACCTGTCGCCGCCTCAATAATCGAATTGTTCGGCGAGAATCCGGTCGGACCAGGAATGATCGGGATCCGAAAGGATGCGCGCCGAGAGGCCGGCCGATTCGGCGATGCGCACCGAGATCACCGACTTGACCTCCGTATTGTCGGCCACCGCATTGACCGGCCGCTTTTCCGCCTCCAGCACCTCGATCTCCACCGTCACCTTGTTCGGCAGCAGTGCGCCGCGCCAGCGGCGGGGCCGGAAAGCGCTGACGGGCGTCAGGGCGAGAAGCGGTGCCTCCAGTGGCAGGATGGGGCCGTGGGCGGAGAGATTGTAGGCCGTGGAACCTGCCGGCGTCGCCAAAAGCAGGCCGTCGCAGATCAGTTCCTCAAGCCTCACACGCCCGTCCACGCTGACGCGCAGCTTGGCCGCCTGGTAGGACTGGCGGAACAGATAGACCTCGTTGATGGCCAGCGCCCGGCGTTCCTGGCCGCTGGCGTCGCTCGTGGTCATTTCGAGCGGGCGGAAGGCGTTTTCCACCGCGGTCTCGATGCGCGCCTGAAGGTCCCTGGTGTCGTAGCGATTCATCAGGAAGCCGATGGAGCCGCGATTCATGCCGTAGACGCGCTTGCCGGAATTCATCGTCGTGTGCAGCGTCTGAAGCATGAAGCCGTCGCCGCCGAGTGCGACGATCACGTCGGCCTCCTCGGGATCGGCATTGCCGTAGATGGCGATCAGCTCGTTGCGCGCTTCCTGCGCTTCCGGCGCCTGCGAGGCGACGAAGGAGAGGGAGGTGAAGTTACGCGTCATGCCCTGATCCGCATCCTCGCTGCAAAGCCCCGCCGGGTGCGGGCTGGCCTTTGTCGCACGCCTTCACGGTCCATGCATCTGAAAAATACCAGAGGCATCGATGCAAAAAGGCGGCGGCGTTCGCCGCCTGCGTCAAGCCTTGCGGGCCTTTTCCTGCGCCTCGAGGCGGTTGAGCACGGCCTGACCGGCGGCCGCGGCCTGAAGCGGATTGGCGAAGGGACCGTTCACCGGATAGGTGACGCCACGATAGGTGAGGGCGAAGAAATAGAGCCCCTTGGCGTCCTTCTCCACTGTGATCTTGGTAATCGGGTTCCTGGCATCCGGGTTCTTGTCTGCCGCCACGTCCGTTCCTCCGCATGATCGCCGCGCCGCTACGTAACCGCGCGCTGAGCATGCCTATAGGGCAGAGCGCCGCCTACGGCAATGGAGGCTGCGCAAGGAGACCCCGGCGCCGGGATGGTGTCATTGAAGCCGTAGTTCGAGCTGCTTCTTGCTCTTAAGCACATAGAGCGGCTTGGCGACGGCCGCGGCCTTGCGCTGAAGCTCAAGGCGGTTCTGCATCTGCCGCTCCCGCAAGGACCGGCAGGCTTCCAGAAGGGCATGTCCGCGTTCCAGGGTATCGTTCTGCATGATCGCGACCTCCAATGTTCTCTATATGTTCTATTCTGGTGAAAGAGTCAAGAGATGGGCGCTGGCGGCGGGCTCAGAATGTGGTTCGAAGGAAATGGGACAGGCTTTCGGCAATTCCCTGGGTATACGCGCCGTGGTTCTGCGTGAAATCCCAGACGATGGCGCAGGCGATCGCAAAGACGGCGATGACATATCTCATGGGCACCCCGCACGACAGGGAGGGGCTGCGCCGGAAAATCGGGCGCGGTCCTGTAACGGCCATGGTGCGCCCTGCGGTAGCGCAAGTCCATTGAATTTCGGGATTTTGTCTACACATGGCCGCGCCGGCCGGTAATCGGCGACGAAGAGGAGAGAGTGGTGCCCCCAGCAAGACTCGAACTCGCGACCCCCTGATTACAAATCAGGTGCTCTACCAACTGAGCTATAAGGGCACTCTGCGAGGGAGTTAGCATATTCTCCGCCGCTGTAAAGCGAAAAGGCCGCCTCAGATCGACCAGTTGCTGTCGGAGGCGCCTCGCGGGACGATTTCCTGGCAGCGTTCCATGGAGCGCGGCAGGTTTTCTGCGAGATGGTCGATGAGGGCGCGTACGGCCGGCAGCATGCCGTGGCGCGAGGTGAAGACGGCGTGGACGGCCGATTCCGCGCTCGACCAGTCCGGCAGGACCGGGGTCAGCAGGCCGGCGCGGAAGCCGCGCTCGACGATCATGTCCGGCAGCAGCGCCAGTCCCACGCCCTCGATTGTCGCCCGTTCCAGAACGGTGAAGTCGGAACAGGTCAGCACCGGCGAATGGGAGACGTCGTGCACCTCGCCATTGGTGTGGAACAGTGTCCAGATGGCGCGTGGATTGTTCTCCTGCATCGACAGGGTCGGCACGCGGCCAATCGTATCGAGGTCGATGGGGCCGTGACGCTCCAGGAAACGGGGGCTGGCCGCGAGGTAGCGGCGGGTGCCGCCGAAGCGGCGCACGATCAGCGACTGGTCGGTGTCGTAGCTGTCGCGCACGCGCAGCGCCACGTCTATCCGCTCCTCGATGAGGTCGACCGGCCGCCCGGTGGTGAGGATCGAGAGGCGCACCAGCGGATAGCGCCGCATGAAGCCCGGCAGGATATCGGCAACGACGGGGGCGAAGCCGGGCGGCATGGACATGCGCACCGTGCCGGCCGGCTCCGCCTTGGCGACGGCGACAACGGCCTCCGCCGCCTCCACGCCGGACAGCACCGCTTCGCAGCGCTCATAGAAGGACTGGCCGATATCGGTGATGGAGAGCTTGCGGGTCGAGCGCTCGATGAGCCGCACGCCGAGCTGCTCCTCCAGTGCGGCGATGCGCTTGCTGATCTTCGATTTCGGCACGGACAGCGCATTCGCCGCCGCGGTGAAGCCCTTGTGCCGAACCACGGCGGCGTAAAGCGCGAGATCGTTCAGGTCCTGCATGGCGTTTTCTCCGATGGTCTCCTGATTATTGTTTCCATCAAGAAACAGTCAATTGGATTTTTGCCGTCTAATCATGTGATTGTTTTCGGATCATATGGGTTTCATCAAATTTCAAGCAAAGGTGCTGACCCATGAACCTCCTTCACATCGATTCCGGCATTCTCGGAGACCATTCCGTTTCCCGCCGCCTGACCGCCGCTGTCACTGCCCAGATCAAGGCCGAGCAGCCCCGCGCGACCGTCGCCTACCGCGACCTCGTCGCCAGCCCGCTGCCGCATCTTTCCGGCGCGCATCTGATGGCGGCCAACGCCGCGCCTGAAGATGTCGACGCGCAGATCGCGGCCGACGTCGCGGAAAGCAAGGCCGTGCTGGACGAGTTCCTCGCCGCCGACACCATCGTCCTCGGCGTGCCCATGTACAACTTCTCCCTGCCGAGCCAGCTCAAGGCCTGGATCGATCGCGTTGCCGTCGCCGGTAAGACGTTCCGCTACACGGCCGAAGGCCCGGAGGGGCTTGCCAAGGGCAAGAAGGTGATCGTCGTCTCCACCCGCGGCGGCCATTACAGCGCGGGCCCGGCGGCCGTCATGGATCACCAGGAAAGCTACCTGAAGACTGTGCTCGGCTTCCTCGGCATCACGGATATCGAGATCGTACGCGCCGAAGGCCTGAATCTCAGCGCCGATTCGAAGGTCGAGGCCATTTCGGAGGCCGAGCGCGTCATCTCCGGCCGCGGCAGCCTGAAGCTCGCCAGCTAAGGGACACGTCCCGCAACGCAAAGGCCCGCCGGTGGAAGCCGGCGGGCCTTTGCGCATTCAGGACGACGATTCAGCCGAACAGGTGGCGATGCGAGGCGTAGAGCGCGATGGCGGCCGCATTCGACACGTTGAGCGACTTGATCGCGCCGGGCATGTCGAGACGGGCGAGGGCCTTGCAGGTGGCGCGCGTCTTCTGCCGCAGGCCTTTGCCCTCCGACCCCATGACGAGCGCGATGCGCTGGCCGGAAAGCGTGCCTTCCAGCGGGGCGGGGCCTTCCGAATCGAGACCGACGGTCTGGAAGCCGAGCTTGTGCAACTCTTCCAGCGCATCCGAGAGATTGGTGATCTGGATATAGGGAATGAGTTCCAGCGCGCCCGAGGCGGTTTTCGCAAGTACGCCCGATTCGGTCGGCGAATGGCGCTGCGTGGTGATGACCGCGCCGGCGTTGAAGGCGACGGCCGAGCGCATGATGGCGCCGACATTGTGCGGGTCGGTGACCTGGTCGAGCACGAGGAGGAGCGGCGAATCCTTCAACGCCTCCAGCCGGCGCACCGGCAGCGGCCGTGTTTCCAGCATCACGCCCTGATGGATGGCCTCGGGGCCGAGCACCTTGTCGAGGTCGGAGGGAAGCACCGTCTCGACCGGATAGGGCAGGGTGGAGAAATCCGGCAGCTCCAGCCGCTGGGCGGCGTTCTGGCTCACGGAAAGCTTGACGATCCTGCGCTCGGGATTGTCGAGCGCCGCGCGCACCGTATGCAGGCCATAAAGGAAGACCTGGTCGGGGGCGACGGCCGGCGGCTTCCAGCCATCGGCCTGCCGGCGGCGGCGGTCGTCCTTGGGCGTCGGGATCTCCCCGCGCTCGCGCCGCTGGTCGCGATGCGCGCGGCGAAGCTTGGCGTAATGGGTGTCTTTTGCGGACTTGCCGCCGGTATCGTCTTTGCTCATGCCGCTTCTATAATGCATGTCGCGCAAAAGTGTGCAGCGGTTTTGCACAAGCCGCGAAAAATCGGGCGGCAAGCGAATGCCGCCGCTTGGGCTCCGGCATGGGGATGACGACATTTTTCGCAATTTTTTCCGTGACGTCGTGTTGACAGGATGAATTGTGCCCGTCATATACCGCGCCAGATCGAAGGCGCCGCCGCAGGGCACAGCCGAACGGTCGATACTGGTCGCTTGATCCCGCCGGAATATGGAGGGATGCCCGAGTGGTTAAAGGGGACGGACTGTAAATCCGTTGGCTCAGCCTACGTTGGTTCAAATCCAACTCCCTCCACCATTCCGTTGCTCGGATCAAGACCTCCCGCGGGTATAGCTCAATGGTAGAGCAGCAGCCTTCCAAGCTGAATACGCGGGTTCGATTCCCGCTACCCGCTCCATCGGTCGCCCCCTGAAACTGATGTGTTGTTCGGTCTCGCCGCATCCGTTTGCGGTATGTGGCGCTCCTCTGCTCCGGCGAGAATCCTGAAGCCGCTCGACTCTTTCCTCAATTGGTCTCATGATCTTTCTCAGCGATGGGGAGGGGATCATGAATGTGAAATCCTGCATTGTTGTCGCCTTCGCGGTGGCCCTTTCGGGTTGCAGCCAGACCGCAACAAAAGACGTGACGCCGTCGACGCCGGCCTATGCGCTGACGCAGACGGATACCGAGACCGTCCAGGCCGGCGTGCGGGCCTCCCTCAAGGACCCGGCATCCGCGACGTTCGGCCCGATGAGCGCGACGCAACGGGCCGATGGCGTGATAACGGTCTGCGGCTATGTCGGCACGGCGCCCTTCATGGGCGTCCTGACGCTTGCGCCGAAGCCGGTCTTCGACGTGACCGGGGTCGGAAGCGATGATGAGAAGGCCGCGTTGACGACGACGTTCTGCCAGAAGGCCGGAATCGTTCTGGCGGCGCAGTAGGTCGCCGGTTCGAGGCGATTGCCGGTTTTGGAGGCCTTGCCGGCAGGATATGCCGGTTTGGTCCCGTCGCTTTTCGTGCCCGGGCGGCGGGGCTGTATTCCGGCATAAGGCGTTGCCTTGAAAAACCGATTCGGCATCCCGACTTATGGCAAATCCGGCTTGCCCCAGCTCGTTTCCGGCGGATTTCATTGTGCATTTAAGGCTTGCGCATTCGTTGCGAAAGCCTTAAACGCCTGCCAAACCGGACGGGCCGGTTAGCCCAACTTTCGTTCAGTAGGAAAAAGACATGGCAAAAGGTAAGTTTGAGCGCAACAAGCCTCACGTAAACATCGGCACGATCGGCCACGTTGACCATGGCAAGACGTCGACGACCGCCGCGATCACGAAGTACTTCGGCGAGTTCAAGGCGTACGACCAGATCGACGCTGCCCCGGAAGAAAAGGCCCGTGGCATCACCATCTCGACGGCACACGTCGAGTATGAGACGGCCAACCGTCACTATGCGCACGTCGACTGCCCCGGCCACGCCGACTACGTCAAGAACATGATCACCGGCGCAGCCCAGATGGATGGCGCGATCCTCGTCGTTTCGGCTGCCGACGGCCCGATGCCGCAGACCCGCGAGCACATCCTGCTCGCCCGCCAGGTCGGCGTTCCGGCTATCGTCGTGTTCCTCAACAAGGTCGACCAGGTTGACGACGCCGAGCTTCTCGAACTCGTCGAGCTGGAAGTCCGCGAACTTCTGTCGTCCTACGAATTCCCGGGCGACGACATTCCGATCGTCAAGGGTTCGGCTCTTGCCGCTCTGGAAGACTCGAACAAGGAAATCGGCGAAGACGCGATCCGCGCCCTGATGGCCGCTGTCGACGACTACATCCCGACGCCGGAGCGTCCGATCGACCTTCCGTTCCTGATGCCGATCGAAGACGTGTTCTCGATCTCGGGCCGTGGTACGGTTGTGACCGGCCGCGTCGAGCGCGGTATCGTCAAGGTTGGTGAGGAAATCGAAATCGTCGGCATCCGTCCGACGACGAAGACGACCTGCACGGGCGTTGAAATGTTCCGCAAGCTGCTCGACCAGGGCCAGGCCGGCGACAACATCGGTGCGCTGCTGCGCGGTGTTAACCGTGACGGCGTCGAGCGTGGCCAGATCCTGTGCAAGCCGGGTTCGGTCAAGCCGCACAAGAAGTTCAAGGCTGAAGCCTACATCCTGACGAAGGAAGAAGGCGGCCGTCATACGCCGTTCTTCACGAACTACCGTCCGCAGTTCTACTTCCGCACGACGGACGTAACGGGCATCGTTACGCTTCCGGAAGGCACGGAAATGGTCATGCCGGGCGACAACGTCACGGTTGACGTCGAGCTGATCGTTCCGATCGCGATGGAAGAAAAGCTGCGCTTCGCTATCCGCGAAGGCGGCCGTACCGTCGGCGCAGGCATCGTAGCCTCCATCGTCGAGTAATTTCGGGTCCTTGACCTGAAGAGAGCCCCGCGGGAAACCGCGGGGCTTTTGCGTTTCGGGCGCTTGCGCCGGTGGGGCAGGGCGCTGGCCGGAATAAGCACTGATTTGTTGTAAGAAATGCGTTTTTCGGGCTTGCAAAGTCCGCCCCAGCGCCGTAAAGACCCCATGCCTTGCCGGTGACGGGTGCTTTGCTTCCGATGCGGCAGGCGACTAGGGGTATAGCTCAGTTGGTAGAGCGGCGGTCTCCAAAACCGCAGGTCGGGGGTTCGAGCCCCTCTGCCCCTGCCATTTCCTGCCGGACAGCGCGGACCACTTGCAGCGACGGTCGTAAATGGCGTGGCGGCTTCCACCGCCTAAATTCGTTAAAAGTCCGGTTGCCTCTTGTGAAAAAGGGAATCGGGCTTTATGTAGGGCAAAACAGACACGCGGTGCGTGGGGCTGAGAGTTCAGCTTTACGCGCCGTAATGGCGTGGACATTCAATGGCATCGAAAACGAATCCGATTGCGTTTCTGAAGCAGGTACGCTCCGAGACGGCGAAAGTGACTTGGCCCTCGCGGCGCGAGACGATGATCTCGACCGTCATGGTCTTTGTCATGGTCTTCCTTGCCGCGGTGTTCTTCTTTGCTGCGGACCAGTTGATGGGCTGGCTTATCGGCCTCGTCCTGAACGCCGGCGCCTGATTGGTTGGAGATGAACATGGCTTCCCGTTGGTACATCGTCCACGCCTATTCGAATTTCGAGAAGAAGGTCGCTGAGGACATCGAGAACAAGGCTCGCCAGAAGGGTCTTGATCACCTGTTCGAAAAGATCCTCGTGCCGACCGAAAAGGTTGTCGAGGTGCGTCGTGGCCGCAAGGTCGACTCCGAGCGCAAGTTCTTCCCCGGCTACGTGCTGGTGCGGGCGAACCTGACGGACGAGGCGTACCACCTCATCAAGAATACGCCGAAGGTCACGGGCTTCCTCGGTTCCGACAACAAGCCGGTTCCGATCCCGGACAGTGAGGCCGAGCGCATCCTGTCGCAGGTTCAGGACGGTGTCGATCGTCCGAAGCCCTCCGTCTCGTTCGAGATCGGCGAGCAGGTTCGCGTTTCCGATGGTCCGTTCGCTTCGTTCAACGGTATCGTCCAGGACGTCGACGAGGAGCGTTCGCGCCTCAAGGTGGAAGTGTCGATCTTCGGTCGCGCCACCCCGGTCGAGCTGGAATACGCTCAGGTCGAGAAAATCTGATTTCGGCGGCGCCTTCCGGGCGTTGCTGTTTCGAAATCCAATCCTCCTCGTGAGGGTTGGTGGCGGAAGTTTCCGCCGATCGCGTGGAAGGGAAGGCGGCCTTTAGCCGGGCGCCCGGACCGCACCACGCAACCGCAGCCGCCGGTCCCTGGATCGGCATCAAGGGCCGGGCAACCGGCCGCATTCTGAAAGGCAGAGAAAATGGCTAAGAAAGTTGCAGGCCAGCTCAAGCTTCAGGTCAAGGCAGGATCGGCAAACCCGTCCCCGCCGATCGGCCCGGCGCTTGGTCAGCGTGGCATTAACATCATGGAATTCTGCAAGTCGTTCAACGCGGCTACGCAGGAAATGGAAAAGGGTATGCCGATCCCGGTCGTCATCACCTACTACCAGGACAAGTCCTTCACCTTCGTGATGAAGCAGCCGCCGGTGACCTACTTCCTCAAGAAGGAAGCCAAGATCCAGTCCGGTTCGAAGACCCCGGGCAAGGGCGCGACGGTCGGCAAGCTCACCAAGGCTCAGATCAAGTCGATCGCCGAAGCCAAGATGAAGGATCTCAACGCCGCCGATATCGAAGGCGCGATGGCAATGGTCGAGGGCTCCGCCCGCGCCATGGGCCTGGAAGTGGTAGGTTAATATCATGGCCAAGATTGCAAAGCGCATCCAGAAGATCCGTGAAGGCATCGATCCGACCAAGCTCGTCGCCCTGTCGGACGCAATCGCTCTCGTCAAGGAGCGTGCCGTCGCCAAGTTCGACGAAACCGTCGAAGTCGCCATGAACCTCGGCGTCGACCCGCGCCACGCAGACCAGATGGTCCGCGGCGTGGTCAACCTGCCGAACGGCACGGGCCGTGACGTTCGCGTCGCCGTCTTCGCACGTGGCGCCAAGGCTGACGAAGCCAAGGCCGCCGGAGCCGACATCGTCGGTGCGGAAGACCTGCTCGAAATCGTCCAGGGCGGCAAGATCGACTTCGATCGTTGCATCGCGACCCCGGACATGATGCCGCTCGTCGGTCGTCTCGGTAAGGTTCTCGGCCCGCGCGGCATGATGCCGAACCCGAAGGTGGGTACGGTCACCATGGACGTCACGGGCGCCGTCAAGGCTTCCAAGGGCGGCGCTGTCGAGTTCCGCGTCGAGAAGGCTGGTATCATCCATGCCGGCATCGGCAAGGCTTCCTTCGACGCCAAGGCTCTTGAAGAGAACATCAAGGCCTTCGCCGACGCCGTCATCAAGGCGAAGCCGGCTGGCGCCAAGGGCAACTACGTCAAGCGCGTAGCCATCTCTTCGACGATGGGCCCGGGCGTAAAGATCGACCCGTCGACGGTCGCTTAATTTCGGTTCGGCCTCGGCCGGATCGCAACAGAATTCCCGGCCGGTCTGGCCGGGAATTTCCGGGGAAACCCGGAACTCCTGTCCGAGATTGCAGGTGGTTAGACCTTAATCACGTTGCCTGCATGAGACGGGTGAGACCTGAATTTCACTCAGCGTCGGATGACGCGGAATTCGGTTCGAACCTACCTTGCCTGTGCCGCGGCTCCAAGCCGAGCGCGGGGGGACAGGATCCTCGAGCGTCGCTCGGGATCAGCTTTTTGAGATGATCTCTAGCGGCAAAGGCAAACCCGGCAGGTTCCGTGAGAATTCACGGTCCTGTTAACTGGAGATAGGCAGTGGAAAGAGCGGAAAAACGCGAATTCGTCACGGAGCTGAATGAAGTCTTCAAGGCTTCCGGTTCGGTTGTCGTGGCCCGCTATGCCGGCATCACCGTTGCACAGATGAACGATCTTCGTACGAAGATGCGTGCAGCTGGCGGTACCGTCAAAGTCGCGAAGAACCGCCTGGCCAAAATTGCCCTTCAGGGTACGGAGTCGGAAGGGATGTCTGATCTCTTCCAGGGTCAGACACTCATTGCATACGCAAATGATCCGATGATCGCTCCGAAGGTAGCCATGGATTTCGCCAAGACCAACGACAAGCTCGTTGTTCTCGGTGGTGCCATGGGTGCGACCACACTCGACGCAGAAGCAGTCAAGTCGCTTGCGACCCTGCCTTCGCTCGACGAGCTTCGTGCAAAGCTCCTGGGCCTCATTGCAGCCCCGGCAACGCGCGTCGCCACGGTCGTTGCAGCACCGGCAAGCCAGCTTGCCCGCGTGTTCGCAGCCTACGCCAAGAAGGACGAAGCCGCGTAAGGCGGTTTTTCGCTGTAAATCAAACAACCCAGTTCGAACCGAACAAAAGGAACTACTACAATGGCTGATCTCGCAAAGATCGTTGAAGACCTGTCCGCCCTGACCGTCCTGGAAGCCGCTGAGCTTTCCAAGCTTCTCGAAGAGAAGTGGGGCGTTTCGGCTGCAGCTCCCGTAGCTGTTGCTGCTGCTGGCGGCGCTGCTGCTCCGGCTGCTGCTGAAGAAGAAAAGACCGAGTTCGACGTTATCCTGGTTGACGCTGGCGCCAACAAGATCAACGTCATCAAGGAAGTCCGCGGCATCACCGGCCTCGGCCTCAAGGAAGCCAAGGACCTGGTCGAAGGCGCTCCGAAGCCGGTCAAGGAAGCCGTTTCCAAGGCTGAAGCCGCTGACCTCAAGAAGAAGCTTGAGGACGCCGGCGCCAAGGTCGACGTCAAGTAATACCGGAATACGGTGGGAGAGGGTTTCGACCCTCTCCCATTGGTCCTTTCCGCTGAACTGATTACCCAAAAGCCGCAAAAACGGCTTTTGGGTAATGGGTTCTTCAAGAGGATGGTCTTCACCGCGCGATTGGGCAATCCGGCCCGTCAACCGGCAGCAAGACGAGTTTGAACCAACCCATTGGTCGACGGGATCGACTGGCCAGCGAACCCCGTCCGTTGCAGGCCCGGATGCAAATTTGAAGGAGCGACGATGGCTCAGACCCTTTCGTTTAACGGTCGTAGGCGCGTACGCAAGTTTTTTGGTAAAATCCCCGAAGTCGCTGAAATGCCGAACCTCATCGAGGTTCAGAAAGCGTCTTATGATCAATTCCTGATGGTTGAAGAGCCCGCCGGCGGTCGTCCGGATGAGGGCCTTCAGGCCGTTTTCAAGTCGGTTTTCCCGATCACAGACTTCTCCGGCGCTTCCATGCTCGAATTCGTTTCCTACGAGTTCGAACAGCCGAAGTTCGACGTCGAGGAATGCCGCCAGCGTGACCTGACCTACGCAGCGCCGCTCAAGGTGACGCTGCGCCTCATCGTGTTCGATATCGACGAGGATACGGGCGCGAAGTCCATCAAGGACATCAAGGAACAGAACGTCTACATGGGCGACATGCCGCTCATGACCGACAACGGCACGTTCATCGTCAACGGCACCGAGC
This DNA window, taken from Shinella zoogloeoides, encodes the following:
- the prfB gene encoding peptide chain release factor 2 (programmed frameshift), whose amino-acid sequence is MRAEIENIVDEIKQAISLLRRHLDWDQAVRRLDWLNNKAEDPNLWNDAQEAQKLMRERQQLDESINGVRAIEQQLRDNIELIEMGEEEGDDSVVKDAEDALKAVKVEAARKQVEAMLSGEADTNDTYLEVHSGAGGTESQDWANMLLRMYTRWAERSGYKVELLEVHDGEEAGIKSATLLVKGHNAYGWLKTESGVHRLVRISPYDSNARRHTSFSSIWVYPVVDDSITVEVNESDCRIDTYRSSGAGGQHVNTTDSAVRITHIPTGIVVACQQERSQHKNRAKAWDMLRARLYEQELKKREDAANAEAASKTDIGWGHQIRSYVLQPYQLVKDLRTGVESTAPSDVLDGELNEFMEAALAHRVNGGADAVVDDLS
- a CDS encoding NAD kinase; the protein is MTRNFTSLSFVASQAPEAQEARNELIAIYGNADPEEADVIVALGGDGFMLQTLHTTMNSGKRVYGMNRGSIGFLMNRYDTRDLQARIETAVENAFRPLEMTTSDASGQERRALAINEVYLFRQSYQAAKLRVSVDGRVRLEELICDGLLLATPAGSTAYNLSAHGPILPLEAPLLALTPVSAFRPRRWRGALLPNKVTVEIEVLEAEKRPVNAVADNTEVKSVISVRIAESAGLSARILSDPDHSWSDRILAEQFDY
- a CDS encoding LysR family transcriptional regulator — its product is MQDLNDLALYAAVVRHKGFTAAANALSVPKSKISKRIAALEEQLGVRLIERSTRKLSITDIGQSFYERCEAVLSGVEAAEAVVAVAKAEPAGTVRMSMPPGFAPVVADILPGFMRRYPLVRLSILTTGRPVDLIEERIDVALRVRDSYDTDQSLIVRRFGGTRRYLAASPRFLERHGPIDLDTIGRVPTLSMQENNPRAIWTLFHTNGEVHDVSHSPVLTCSDFTVLERATIEGVGLALLPDMIVERGFRAGLLTPVLPDWSSAESAVHAVFTSRHGMLPAVRALIDHLAENLPRSMERCQEIVPRGASDSNWSI
- a CDS encoding FMN-dependent NADH-azoreductase, translated to MNLLHIDSGILGDHSVSRRLTAAVTAQIKAEQPRATVAYRDLVASPLPHLSGAHLMAANAAPEDVDAQIAADVAESKAVLDEFLAADTIVLGVPMYNFSLPSQLKAWIDRVAVAGKTFRYTAEGPEGLAKGKKVIVVSTRGGHYSAGPAAVMDHQESYLKTVLGFLGITDIEIVRAEGLNLSADSKVEAISEAERVISGRGSLKLAS
- the rlmB gene encoding 23S rRNA (guanosine(2251)-2'-O)-methyltransferase RlmB, with product MSKDDTGGKSAKDTHYAKLRRAHRDQRRERGEIPTPKDDRRRRQADGWKPPAVAPDQVFLYGLHTVRAALDNPERRIVKLSVSQNAAQRLELPDFSTLPYPVETVLPSDLDKVLGPEAIHQGVMLETRPLPVRRLEALKDSPLLLVLDQVTDPHNVGAIMRSAVAFNAGAVITTQRHSPTESGVLAKTASGALELIPYIQITNLSDALEELHKLGFQTVGLDSEGPAPLEGTLSGQRIALVMGSEGKGLRQKTRATCKALARLDMPGAIKSLNVSNAAAIALYASHRHLFG
- the tuf gene encoding elongation factor Tu, with the translated sequence MAKGKFERNKPHVNIGTIGHVDHGKTSTTAAITKYFGEFKAYDQIDAAPEEKARGITISTAHVEYETANRHYAHVDCPGHADYVKNMITGAAQMDGAILVVSAADGPMPQTREHILLARQVGVPAIVVFLNKVDQVDDAELLELVELEVRELLSSYEFPGDDIPIVKGSALAALEDSNKEIGEDAIRALMAAVDDYIPTPERPIDLPFLMPIEDVFSISGRGTVVTGRVERGIVKVGEEIEIVGIRPTTKTTCTGVEMFRKLLDQGQAGDNIGALLRGVNRDGVERGQILCKPGSVKPHKKFKAEAYILTKEEGGRHTPFFTNYRPQFYFRTTDVTGIVTLPEGTEMVMPGDNVTVDVELIVPIAMEEKLRFAIREGGRTVGAGIVASIVE
- the secE gene encoding preprotein translocase subunit SecE codes for the protein MASKTNPIAFLKQVRSETAKVTWPSRRETMISTVMVFVMVFLAAVFFFAADQLMGWLIGLVLNAGA